A genomic region of Rheinheimera sp. MMS21-TC3 contains the following coding sequences:
- the sdhA gene encoding succinate dehydrogenase flavoprotein subunit: protein MTIPVREFDAVVIGAGGAGMRAALQITESGLTCALLSKVFPTRSHTVSAQGGITVALGNTHPDNWEWHMFDTVKGSDYIGDQDAIEYMCKTGPEAITELENMGLPFSRLENGKVYQRPFGGQSRNFGGEQAARTAAAADRTGHALLHLLYQQNVKNKTQVFSEWYALDLVKNQDGAIVGCTAIDIETGEIVYFKSKATVLATGGAGRIFASTTNAHINTGDGIGMALRAGVPLQDMEMWQFHPTGIAGAGTLVTEGCRGEGGYLLNKDGERFMERYAPNAKDLASRDVVARSMMTEIREGRGCEGPWGVHLKLKLDHLGKDVLESRLPGVCDLSRTFAHVDPVKEPIPVIPTCHYMMGGIPTNVDGQAIKANADGTESIIPGLFACGEIACVSVHGANRLGGNSLLDLVVFGRATGLHLGKALAATPDPRVASESDIEAALSRTRRWEDSKPGQGEDPVQIKKDLQKCMQLNFSVFREGKAMAEGLEELKQIRERLKYARLDDKSSDFNTQRIECLELDNLMETAFSTAVAANYRTESRGAHARFDFPDRDDENWLCHSVFSPETESMFKRKVNLEPKFREAFPPKARTY, encoded by the coding sequence GTGACTATACCAGTAAGAGAATTTGATGCCGTAGTAATCGGCGCAGGTGGTGCGGGTATGCGCGCTGCATTGCAAATTACAGAGTCAGGTTTAACCTGTGCATTATTATCTAAAGTATTTCCAACTCGTTCTCATACCGTATCTGCGCAAGGCGGTATTACGGTAGCACTAGGTAATACTCACCCAGATAACTGGGAGTGGCACATGTTTGATACCGTTAAGGGTTCTGACTATATCGGTGACCAAGACGCCATTGAATATATGTGTAAAACAGGTCCTGAAGCCATTACCGAACTTGAAAATATGGGCTTACCATTTTCACGTTTAGAAAACGGTAAAGTTTATCAGCGTCCATTTGGTGGTCAATCTAGAAACTTTGGTGGCGAACAAGCCGCCCGAACTGCTGCTGCTGCTGACCGTACTGGTCATGCTTTATTACACTTGTTGTATCAACAGAACGTTAAAAATAAAACTCAAGTGTTTAGCGAGTGGTATGCGCTGGATCTAGTTAAAAACCAAGACGGTGCTATCGTAGGTTGTACCGCCATTGATATTGAAACCGGCGAGATTGTTTACTTTAAATCTAAAGCAACCGTTTTAGCTACAGGTGGTGCAGGGCGTATCTTTGCTTCTACTACAAACGCTCACATTAATACTGGTGATGGAATCGGCATGGCATTACGTGCTGGCGTTCCATTACAGGATATGGAAATGTGGCAGTTCCACCCAACGGGTATAGCAGGAGCTGGTACTCTAGTGACAGAAGGCTGTCGTGGTGAAGGTGGCTATCTGTTAAATAAAGACGGTGAGCGTTTTATGGAACGTTATGCGCCAAATGCTAAAGACTTAGCCAGCCGTGACGTTGTTGCCCGCTCTATGATGACAGAAATCCGTGAAGGCCGTGGTTGTGAAGGTCCTTGGGGTGTTCACCTTAAGTTAAAACTTGATCACTTAGGTAAAGACGTCTTAGAAAGTCGCTTACCGGGTGTGTGCGATTTATCGCGTACCTTTGCTCATGTTGATCCAGTTAAAGAACCTATTCCAGTTATTCCAACTTGTCACTATATGATGGGTGGTATTCCAACTAATGTTGATGGCCAAGCCATTAAAGCTAATGCTGACGGTACTGAGTCAATTATTCCAGGTTTATTTGCTTGTGGTGAAATTGCTTGTGTCTCTGTTCACGGTGCCAACCGCTTAGGTGGTAACTCATTATTAGACTTAGTAGTATTTGGTCGGGCAACAGGCTTACACTTAGGTAAAGCCTTAGCCGCTACACCTGATCCACGAGTGGCGTCAGAATCAGACATCGAGGCGGCATTAAGTCGTACTAGACGTTGGGAAGATTCTAAGCCTGGCCAAGGTGAAGATCCGGTACAAATTAAGAAAGATCTGCAAAAGTGTATGCAATTAAACTTCTCTGTTTTCCGTGAAGGTAAAGCAATGGCCGAAGGGTTAGAAGAGCTTAAGCAAATTCGTGAACGCTTAAAATATGCCCGTTTAGATGATAAGAGCTCTGACTTTAATACCCAACGTATTGAGTGTTTAGAGCTAGACAACTTAATGGAAACTGCTTTCTCTACAGCGGTAGCAGCAAACTACCGTACTGAAAGCCGTGGTGCACATGCTCGCTTTGACTTCCCAGATCGTGATGATGAAAACTGGTTATGCCACAGCGTTTTTTCGCCAGAAACAGAATCAATGTTTAAGCGTAAAGTGAACTTGGAACCAAAATTCCGAGAAGCTTTCCCGCCTAAAGCACGTACTTACTAA
- the sdhD gene encoding succinate dehydrogenase, hydrophobic membrane anchor protein: protein MVLNQASLKRDGVQDFVSLRATAVVLMLYSFFILGFFICTPEVTFEVWQALFANTLMKVFTLLALICIAVHTRIGLWQVLTDYVKSARLRAVLQFFLYTLAFAYVAVGLFVLWGA from the coding sequence ATGGTTCTAAATCAAGCAAGCCTTAAGCGCGATGGCGTGCAGGACTTTGTATCACTGAGAGCAACAGCTGTAGTGCTGATGCTGTACAGTTTTTTTATTCTTGGGTTTTTCATCTGTACACCAGAAGTGACCTTTGAAGTATGGCAAGCATTATTTGCTAACACTTTGATGAAGGTATTTACTTTATTAGCATTAATTTGTATAGCCGTGCACACCCGCATTGGTTTATGGCAGGTATTAACTGACTATGTTAAGTCAGCTAGATTACGTGCCGTTTTACAATTTTTCCTTTATACACTGGCATTCGCTTATGTAGCGGTTGGCCTGTTTGTTTTGTGGGGTGCTTAA
- the sdhC gene encoding succinate dehydrogenase, cytochrome b556 subunit, whose amino-acid sequence MKKQRPVNLDLSTISFPAPAIASILHRVSGVAMFFALIFVIWAWAYSLQDQQSFDYVKELMTSHFAKIIAWGSISLLTYHIVGGIRHMVMDLGHWEELQSGNLSAKLSIALWAVLSVLAGVWLWF is encoded by the coding sequence GTGAAAAAACAAAGACCAGTAAATCTCGACCTTTCCACAATATCGTTTCCGGCACCTGCCATAGCGTCAATATTGCACCGTGTTTCCGGGGTAGCAATGTTTTTCGCGTTGATATTCGTTATTTGGGCTTGGGCCTATTCATTACAGGACCAACAGAGCTTTGATTATGTCAAAGAGCTAATGACGTCACACTTCGCCAAAATTATTGCTTGGGGTTCAATCTCATTACTTACTTACCATATTGTAGGCGGTATTCGTCATATGGTTATGGACTTAGGTCATTGGGAAGAGCTGCAATCGGGTAACTTAAGTGCGAAGCTTTCTATTGCACTATGGGCTGTATTATCAGTATTAGCAGGAGTTTGGTTATGGTTCTAA
- the gltA gene encoding citrate synthase — protein sequence MADKKAVVQVDGKSFELPVYSGSAGTDVIDVRALGQHGYFTFDPGFMSTGSCESKITYIDGDEGMLLHRGYPIEQLADHSDYLELCYLLLEGKLPGKEQYKEFKTTITRHTMVHEKIAAFFQGFRVDAHPMAMLCGVVGAMSSFYHSDLDINDPAQRKRSAHRLIAKMPTLSAMAYKYTVGQPFVHPRNDLSFSANFLHMLFSVPAEEYKVNPILAKAMDKIFMLHADHEQNASTSTVRLAGSSGANPYACIAAGVASLWGPAHGGANEACLKMLQEIGSVDRIPEYVNRAKDKDDSFRLMGFGHRVYKNFDPRAKVMRETCHEVLKELKIKDPLFDVAMELERIALEDEYFIEKKLYPNVDFYSGIILRAIGIPTSMFTVIFAMSRTVGWIAHWDEMLGEKGHKIGRPRQLYTGYTSRDFVSLDKR from the coding sequence ATGGCAGATAAAAAGGCCGTCGTGCAGGTTGATGGGAAATCGTTCGAGTTGCCAGTTTACTCTGGCAGCGCCGGCACTGACGTAATTGATGTTCGCGCCTTGGGTCAGCATGGTTATTTCACATTTGATCCTGGCTTTATGTCTACTGGTTCATGTGAATCAAAGATCACTTACATTGATGGCGACGAGGGTATGTTGCTACATCGTGGTTACCCAATTGAACAATTAGCCGACCATTCAGACTATTTAGAATTATGTTATTTATTGCTTGAAGGTAAATTACCTGGCAAAGAGCAATATAAAGAATTTAAAACCACTATTACTCGTCACACTATGGTCCACGAGAAAATCGCTGCTTTTTTCCAAGGTTTCCGTGTTGATGCACATCCTATGGCGATGTTGTGTGGTGTTGTTGGGGCTATGTCATCATTTTATCATTCTGACTTGGATATTAATGACCCAGCACAACGTAAGCGTAGTGCGCATCGTTTAATTGCCAAAATGCCTACCCTGTCGGCAATGGCGTATAAATATACAGTTGGTCAACCCTTTGTACACCCTCGCAATGATTTAAGCTTCTCAGCTAATTTCTTGCATATGTTATTCTCTGTACCTGCGGAAGAGTATAAAGTTAATCCAATCTTAGCTAAGGCTATGGATAAAATCTTTATGCTACATGCAGATCATGAGCAAAACGCATCTACGTCAACAGTACGTTTAGCGGGCTCTTCAGGGGCTAATCCTTATGCCTGTATCGCTGCTGGTGTAGCTTCACTTTGGGGACCTGCGCATGGTGGTGCTAACGAAGCTTGCTTAAAAATGTTACAAGAAATTGGCTCTGTAGATCGTATACCTGAATACGTAAACCGCGCTAAAGATAAAGATGACTCGTTCCGCTTAATGGGCTTTGGCCATCGCGTATATAAAAACTTTGATCCAAGAGCTAAAGTAATGCGTGAAACCTGCCATGAAGTATTAAAGGAATTGAAAATTAAAGATCCTTTATTTGATGTGGCTATGGAATTAGAACGTATTGCACTTGAAGATGAATATTTCATTGAAAAGAAACTCTACCCGAACGTAGATTTTTATAGTGGCATTATCTTAAGAGCTATTGGCATTCCAACTAGTATGTTTACTGTTATTTTTGCCATGTCGCGTACTGTTGGCTGGATAGCGCATTGGGACGAAATGTTAGGCGAAAAAGGCCATAAAATTGGTCGTCCTCGTCAGTTATACACAGGCTATACTTCTCGTGATTTTGTGTCATTAGACAAACGTTAA
- a CDS encoding cysteine desulfurase, translating into MSCFDVMSFRQHFVFFSTQPDWVYLDNAATMHKPAAVIEAISHFYQTENSNVHRGAHSISQLATQSYEAARTTVANFINAKQREEVIFTSGTTAALNQLAFGLMHTVLQAGDRVLLTQLEHHANIVPWQLHCQRHGVIIDVVPLTKNNQLDLSAYTALLALKPKVVSFCHVSNVLGHIQPAQEMIAQAKRVGAITVVDGAQSVVYQQPDMQQLDCDFYAFSGHKLYGPTGIGVLYGKLSLLQQLTPIFAGGEMIEHVSFDHSSFNQLPFRLEAGTPNIAGAIGLGAAIKWLQSFDTSQLQKHKLLLLQHFYNGLSAIKGIDILSSPVHNAGIVTFNVIAEHHVDVAELLNQQQIAVRAGQHCAMPLFSYIKQKGAVRCSLAAYNTIDDVNQCLLALEQAMEILTA; encoded by the coding sequence ATGTCTTGCTTTGATGTGATGTCATTTCGTCAACATTTTGTCTTTTTTTCAACGCAGCCCGACTGGGTGTATTTAGATAATGCCGCTACTATGCATAAGCCTGCAGCAGTAATAGAGGCAATTAGTCATTTTTATCAAACAGAAAATAGCAATGTTCATCGTGGCGCTCATAGTATTAGTCAACTAGCTACCCAAAGTTATGAAGCCGCTAGAACAACAGTTGCTAACTTTATTAATGCCAAGCAGCGTGAAGAAGTTATTTTTACCAGCGGCACTACCGCAGCGCTTAACCAACTTGCCTTTGGATTAATGCACACTGTATTACAAGCTGGTGATCGAGTTTTACTTACTCAACTTGAACACCACGCCAATATAGTACCTTGGCAATTACACTGCCAACGCCATGGTGTTATTATTGATGTCGTGCCTTTAACGAAAAACAATCAATTAGATCTTAGTGCCTATACAGCATTACTGGCTCTTAAACCTAAAGTCGTCAGCTTTTGTCACGTTTCTAATGTATTAGGCCATATTCAACCAGCACAAGAAATGATTGCCCAAGCAAAACGTGTAGGAGCAATAACCGTTGTTGATGGCGCGCAAAGCGTGGTATATCAACAACCAGATATGCAACAGTTAGATTGTGATTTTTATGCTTTTTCTGGCCACAAACTCTATGGCCCTACCGGTATTGGTGTTTTATATGGCAAATTATCCCTATTACAACAATTAACGCCTATTTTTGCCGGCGGTGAAATGATTGAACATGTCAGCTTTGATCATAGTAGTTTTAATCAATTACCTTTTCGCTTAGAGGCTGGCACACCTAACATAGCAGGTGCTATAGGCCTTGGCGCAGCAATAAAATGGCTGCAAAGTTTTGATACAAGCCAACTACAAAAACATAAATTATTATTATTACAGCACTTTTATAACGGTTTATCTGCTATAAAAGGCATAGATATTTTATCCAGCCCTGTGCATAATGCTGGCATAGTAACTTTTAATGTGATTGCTGAGCATCATGTAGATGTTGCAGAGTTACTTAATCAACAACAGATTGCCGTACGCGCTGGCCAACATTGTGCCATGCCTTTATTTAGTTACATCAAGCAGAAAGGAGCCGTAAGATGTTCGCTCGCTGCATACAATACAATAGATGATGTAAACCAGTGCTTGCTCGCTTTGGAGCAAGCCATGGAGATATTAACTGCATGA
- a CDS encoding SufE family protein translates to MKLEQLLAETQAGLDEIKKLDFPVISQTKDWQSRYRVLMQLGKKLPALPEKMKQTDLLVKGCESRAWLLHYHDPANDKHFFILDSEARIVKGLMAIMLCQINGMSTAELASFDLTQLFDELNIKPYLSQSRGNGLTAMIQHIKSCIK, encoded by the coding sequence ATGAAATTAGAACAATTATTAGCAGAGACACAAGCTGGGTTGGACGAAATAAAAAAATTAGACTTTCCAGTTATTAGCCAAACCAAAGACTGGCAAAGCCGTTATCGAGTCCTAATGCAACTAGGTAAAAAACTTCCTGCTTTACCTGAGAAAATGAAGCAAACGGACTTATTAGTAAAAGGCTGTGAAAGTCGCGCTTGGTTATTGCATTATCATGATCCCGCTAATGATAAGCACTTTTTTATTTTAGATAGCGAAGCCCGTATTGTTAAAGGCTTAATGGCCATTATGCTGTGTCAAATTAATGGTATGTCGACTGCTGAATTAGCTAGCTTTGACTTAACACAGCTATTTGATGAACTAAATATTAAACCTTATTTAAGCCAATCTCGGGGCAATGGTTTAACCGCCATGATCCAACACATTAAAAGTTGTATTAAATAG
- the tcdA gene encoding tRNA cyclic N6-threonylcarbamoyladenosine(37) synthase TcdA: protein MSDYLLRFAGIGRLYGQNALEIFRQAHVVVIGIGGVGSWAAEALARSGIGEITLIDLDDVCVSNINRQLHALTHTIGQDKVAVMAERILAINPECKVHQIADFIAPDNMAELLPKNISYVVDAIDSVKAKVALIAYCKRNKIPLITTGGAGGQLDPTQIQLADLSQAFNDPLLAKVRNALRREHNFTRNTKRRFGVDCVFSTEQLKYPQADGSVCQQKPDLNGSMRLDCSGGFGATSVVTASFGFAAVSKLLLKLNTAKASG from the coding sequence ATGTCAGATTATTTATTACGTTTTGCAGGTATTGGCCGTTTATATGGCCAAAATGCGCTTGAGATATTTCGTCAGGCTCATGTGGTGGTTATTGGCATAGGTGGCGTGGGGAGTTGGGCGGCAGAAGCTTTAGCACGTTCAGGTATTGGTGAAATTACACTTATAGACTTAGATGATGTTTGTGTGAGTAATATTAATCGGCAATTACATGCGTTAACTCATACTATAGGTCAGGATAAAGTCGCGGTAATGGCGGAGCGTATATTAGCCATAAACCCTGAATGTAAAGTACATCAAATAGCTGATTTTATTGCTCCTGATAATATGGCGGAGTTACTTCCTAAAAATATTAGCTACGTTGTCGATGCTATTGATTCTGTGAAAGCTAAAGTGGCACTAATTGCTTATTGTAAACGCAATAAAATTCCACTTATTACTACTGGTGGGGCTGGCGGGCAACTTGATCCTACTCAAATTCAGTTAGCCGATTTAAGTCAGGCTTTTAATGATCCACTTTTAGCTAAAGTACGCAATGCGCTGCGTCGTGAACATAACTTTACACGTAACACTAAACGCCGCTTTGGTGTAGATTGCGTCTTTTCAACCGAGCAATTAAAGTACCCGCAGGCAGATGGTAGTGTTTGCCAACAAAAGCCAGACCTCAATGGCAGTATGCGCCTAGATTGTAGTGGGGGTTTTGGGGCCACATCAGTTGTAACCGCTAGCTTTGGCTTTGCTGCGGTATCTAAACTGTTACTAAAACTTAATACAGCTAAAGCAAGTGGCTAA
- a CDS encoding TIGR01621 family pseudouridine synthase → MTAFRVVATTEHFIVLNKAPGISFHSDDGPGLVVLAEQQFQMKLYPVHRLDKVTSGLILFATSAASAAELTRLFTQHKIDKYYLAISLDKPLKKQGWVKGDMVIGRRSSWKLLQTMHHPAVSYFISKGFNDLPFRAFLIKPFTGKTHQIRVALKSVSAPIAGDTLYQAAAESRVYLHAYAIKFTVYNQQYSYVCKPDEGERFQQLVQANQLQQWAEPWTLDWPSYTANSAANSVTSLLAKNS, encoded by the coding sequence ATGACAGCTTTTCGTGTAGTTGCTACTACAGAGCACTTTATTGTGCTTAATAAAGCGCCAGGGATTAGTTTTCATTCAGATGACGGCCCTGGCTTAGTTGTTTTAGCCGAGCAGCAGTTTCAAATGAAACTGTATCCTGTGCATAGGTTAGACAAAGTGACCTCTGGCTTAATTTTATTTGCCACTAGTGCAGCTAGCGCAGCAGAGTTAACACGCTTATTTACGCAACACAAAATTGATAAGTATTACTTAGCTATTAGCTTAGATAAACCATTAAAAAAACAGGGTTGGGTCAAAGGCGACATGGTAATAGGGCGCAGGTCAAGCTGGAAGTTGCTGCAAACTATGCATCACCCTGCGGTTAGTTATTTTATTAGTAAAGGTTTTAATGATTTACCTTTTAGAGCTTTTTTAATTAAACCTTTTACCGGCAAAACGCATCAAATACGGGTGGCGTTAAAAAGTGTTTCAGCCCCCATTGCTGGTGATACCCTTTATCAGGCTGCGGCCGAATCTCGGGTGTATTTACATGCCTATGCTATTAAGTTTACTGTTTATAATCAGCAATATAGTTATGTCTGTAAGCCAGATGAAGGTGAGCGTTTTCAGCAATTAGTTCAAGCTAATCAGTTACAGCAATGGGCTGAGCCTTGGACATTAGATTGGCCAAGCTATACGGCTAACTCTGCTGCAAACAGCGTAACTAGCCTTCTAGCTAAAAATAGCTAA
- the kdsB gene encoding 3-deoxy-manno-octulosonate cytidylyltransferase produces the protein MAFVVIIPARYASSRLPGKPLADIAGKSMIQRVYQQVLLSGASQVVVATDDARIEAEVLGFGGDVCLTSTEHNSGTERLAEVVSRLQLAPDTVVVNVQGDEPFIPPSIIKQVATNLASQTKAKMATLAVAIASMDEVTNPNVVKVVCDQQGYALYFSRSAIPFDRDHAFTEQIATHYRRHIGIYAYRAEFINRYIQWPASLLEQIECLEQLRVLWQGEAIHVATAIETPAVGVDTAADLAAACRYAQNLGCS, from the coding sequence ATGGCGTTCGTAGTCATTATTCCTGCTCGTTACGCCAGTAGCCGTTTACCCGGTAAACCCTTAGCCGATATTGCTGGTAAATCTATGATACAGCGGGTATATCAGCAAGTTCTATTAAGCGGTGCTAGCCAAGTAGTGGTAGCAACAGATGATGCTAGAATTGAAGCTGAAGTATTAGGCTTTGGCGGTGATGTTTGTTTAACCTCTACTGAGCATAACTCAGGAACAGAGCGTTTAGCAGAAGTTGTCAGCCGTTTACAGTTAGCGCCAGATACGGTAGTGGTGAATGTACAAGGGGATGAGCCTTTTATACCGCCTAGTATTATCAAGCAAGTGGCGACCAATTTAGCCAGCCAAACTAAAGCTAAGATGGCAACACTAGCGGTAGCTATTGCTAGTATGGATGAAGTTACCAATCCTAATGTGGTCAAAGTAGTTTGTGACCAACAAGGTTACGCCTTATATTTTAGCCGCTCAGCAATTCCTTTTGATCGCGATCATGCTTTTACCGAGCAGATTGCTACTCATTATCGGCGTCATATCGGAATTTATGCCTATCGTGCTGAGTTTATTAACCGTTATATTCAATGGCCAGCATCACTTTTAGAACAAATAGAGTGCCTAGAGCAATTAAGGGTATTATGGCAAGGCGAGGCTATTCATGTGGCAACCGCTATTGAAACACCTGCTGTTGGAGTAGATACAGCAGCTGATTTAGCGGCTGCGTGTCGTTATGCGCAAAATTTAGGTTGTTCATGA
- a CDS encoding Trm112 family protein, which produces MALKVALTDILACPVCKGKLKYSKEPALLICLADKLAYPIRDNIPVLIEEEAQQLTTEEVEQWRS; this is translated from the coding sequence ATGGCCCTTAAAGTAGCTTTAACCGATATTTTGGCTTGCCCAGTCTGTAAAGGAAAACTTAAATATAGTAAAGAACCTGCGCTACTAATTTGTTTAGCAGATAAGTTAGCTTATCCCATTCGTGACAATATTCCGGTATTAATTGAAGAAGAAGCGCAACAATTAACCACTGAAGAGGTTGAACAATGGCGTTCGTAG
- the lpxK gene encoding tetraacyldisaccharide 4'-kinase, with translation MSKKVSWLEKCWYQNSQFFWLLLPLSWLYGLITAIRRSLYRLGIKPQHRLAVPVIVVGNISVGGTGKTPFTLMLCQLLIEQGWRPGIVSRGYGAKVVTPTLVTSDAKAENVGDEPLLLAKRSGCPVVVYPNRVQAAEYLLQQTDVDIIISDDGLQHYALQRDVEIVLVDGLRGLGNQQLLPAGPLREKRWRLSKVDLVISNSQPLPYADGVMQLIPTAAKALNSDKTLPPSAVNLVAAIGNPTRFANTAKQAGFTILQQRYFVDHHQFTAADFSQMATPILMTEKDAVKCTSFAQDDWFSLTVNAKLDATAAAKLSILLTQLRSTYGP, from the coding sequence ATGAGTAAAAAAGTAAGCTGGCTAGAGAAGTGTTGGTATCAAAATAGCCAGTTTTTTTGGTTATTGTTACCACTTTCATGGTTATATGGCCTGATCACTGCTATAAGACGTAGCTTATATCGTTTAGGTATAAAGCCGCAGCATCGCTTAGCCGTTCCAGTTATTGTTGTAGGTAATATCAGTGTAGGCGGTACAGGTAAAACCCCTTTTACCTTAATGTTATGTCAGCTATTAATAGAACAAGGCTGGCGGCCTGGCATAGTAAGTCGTGGTTATGGTGCTAAAGTAGTCACACCCACTTTAGTCACATCTGATGCTAAGGCTGAAAATGTCGGTGATGAACCCTTATTACTGGCAAAGCGTAGTGGTTGCCCGGTAGTGGTTTATCCTAATCGGGTGCAAGCTGCAGAATACTTATTACAGCAAACTGATGTTGATATTATTATTAGTGATGATGGTCTGCAGCATTACGCCTTGCAGCGTGATGTGGAAATTGTATTAGTAGATGGTTTACGCGGTTTAGGTAATCAGCAATTATTGCCTGCTGGCCCCTTACGTGAAAAACGCTGGCGCTTAAGTAAAGTAGATTTAGTGATTAGCAATAGTCAGCCGTTACCCTATGCCGATGGCGTGATGCAACTTATTCCTACTGCGGCTAAGGCATTAAACTCTGATAAAACACTGCCACCTAGTGCTGTTAATTTAGTGGCAGCAATAGGCAACCCTACTCGTTTTGCTAATACTGCAAAACAAGCCGGTTTTACTATTTTACAACAACGTTATTTTGTCGACCATCATCAGTTTACGGCGGCTGATTTTAGTCAAATGGCTACACCTATCTTAATGACAGAAAAAGATGCTGTAAAATGCACTAGCTTTGCTCAAGATGATTGGTTTAGTTTAACCGTAAATGCAAAGCTTGATGCTACAGCGGCAGCAAAACTTAGCATCCTTTTAACTCAGTTACGGAGTACCTATGGCCCTTAA